Part of the Triticum aestivum cultivar Chinese Spring chromosome 4D, IWGSC CS RefSeq v2.1, whole genome shotgun sequence genome is shown below.
tttgccccttccccttggcccataaggcccccaaacgcttgccggggcctccgaaacccctttcagacatgctggccatagcctggtacccccggaacaattccggactccaatacccttcgtccaatataccgatcttcacctccggaccatgccggagctcctcgtcatgtccgggatctcatccgggactccgaacaaccttcggtaaccacatactatttctcataacaactctagcgtcaccgaaccttaagtgtgtagaccctacgggttcgggaaccatgcagacatgaccgagacacctctccggtcaataaccaacagctggatctggatacccatgttggctcccacatgttccatgatgatctcatcggatgaaccacgatgtcggggattcaatcaatcccgtatacaattccctttgtcaatcggtatgttacttgcccgagattcgatcgtcggtatcccgataccttgttcaatctcgttaccggcaagtctctttactcgttccgtaactcacatcatcccgtgatcaactccttggtcacactgtgcacattatgatgatgtcctaccgagtgggcccagagatacctctccgtttacacggagtgacaaatcccagtcttgatttgtgccaacccaacagacactttcggagatacctgtagtgcacctttatagccacccagttacgttgtgacgtttggtacacccaaagcattcctacggtatccgggagttgcacaatctcatggtctaaggaaatgatacttgatattagaaaagctcttagcaaacgaactacacgatcttgtgctatgcttaggattgggtcttgtccatcacatcattctcctaatgatgtgatcccgttatcaatgacatccaatgtccatggtcaggaaaccataaccatctattgattaacgagctagtcaacaagaggcttactagagacatgttgtggtctatgtattcacacatgtattacggtttccaattaatacaattatagcataaacaatagacaattatcatgaacaaagaaatataataataaccattttattattgcctctagggcatatttccaacagacttaACGTCGATCCCTATACCTTTTGCAATATACGGTGAACATTTTTCCAATAtacataaatattttttaaatgtaaAATGAACTTTTTTTAGTATATGGTGACCATTTTACATATACACACAAAACttttttatgatatgatgaaaAAATATTGTATACATCAAACATTTGTTTAATACACATGAAAAAGTTTTTTAATACACGATGAACTTTTAAATATACACTAATTTtttatatgatgaacattttatttGTACACATCAACATTTTTAATATACGATGAATTTTTGTTGTTGTATATAGCAAACATTGTTttacattttttaatacacattgaACAACTTTTAAATACACGGAGAACATTTTTAAATATACACTGAACTTTTTTATAAACACATAGTGATTTTTTTCTAAATATacaccacgcgctacttggagctattccaaataactgctctactatacaaatccagtttactactcagagtcatccggatttagtgtcaaagtttgcatcgacgtaaccctttacgacgaactcttttaccaccttcataatcgagaaaattccttagtccactagttactaaggataagttcgaccgctgtcatgtgatccattcctggatcactcttgtaccccttgactaactcatggcaaggcacacttcaggtgcggtacacagcatagcatactgtagagcctacgtctaaagcataggggacgaccttcgtcctttctctctcttctgccgtggtcaggtcttgagtcttactcaatactcacaccttgtaacacagccaagaactccttctttgctgatctattttgaactccttcaaaatcttctcatggtatgtactcatttgaaagtactattaagcgtttttgatctatccttatagatcttgatgctcaatgttcaagtagcttgatccaggttttccattgaaaaacacttttcaaataaccctgcatgcttttcagaaattctacatcatttctgatcaacaatatgttaacaacatagactcatcaaaaattatatagtgctcccactcacttctttgaaaatacaagtttctcataaactttgtataaacccaaaatctttgatcatctcatcaaagcgtacattccaactccgagatgcttactccagtccttagaaggattgctggagctttgcatacttgtcagcatctttcaggattgacaaaaccttctggttgtatcacatacaacctttcctcaagaaaatcgtcgaggaaacaatgttttgacatcctatctgcaagatttcataaataatgcagtaactgctaatataattccaatagactcttagcatcgctgcgagtgagaaagtctcatcgtagtcaactccttgaacttgtcggaaaacatcttaacgacaagtcgagctttcttaatggtgacacttaccatcattgtccatctttcttttaaaatccatctgcacccagtagccttacgaccatcaagtagttcttccaaagtctatactttgttttttatacatggatcctctctcggattttatggcctcgagccattcgtcggaatccgggcccaccatcgcttctccatagctcgtaggttcattgttgtctagcaacatgacttccaggacaggattacgtaccactctgaagtagtatgcatccttgtcgacctacgaggtttggtagtgacttgatccgaagtttcatgatcacatcataagcttccacttcaattggtttaggtgccacaggaacaacttcctgtgccctgctacacactagttgaagtgacggttcaataacctcatcaagtctccaccatcctcccactcaattctttcgagagaaatttttcctcgagaaaggacccatttctagaaacaataaCTTTTGGCCGGCCCATTCGTGCCTGCCTTCGACGCAGGATCGGTCCTGCTTCACTGGAAGTGTTAGCATGTCGTGAGGCTCTCTCACTTGTTTTGGACCTCACTTTAACACATATGCTAATAGCTTCGGATTGTCATGAAGTGGTTACGAACAGCAACAATGGCACAAGAGGTGTTTACGCCGAAATTGTCACAGAGATTAGATCAAATTCGGGACAGTTCGTGGCATGTTCTTTCATCTTTGAGGGACATGATACGAATATTGAGGCACATAGCCTTGCTAAGCATGCTTTAGGCCTTTCTTTTGGACGCCATGTGTGGGTCCTAGATACTCCAGTCTCCAGACCTAAATTGCATTCCCAATGTTTTTGGCATTTGACCATTAATAAAGTGTGCTTAGCCTAAAAAAAGACAAAGGTCTCCCTGTATGGGTTTATATTGTCTAAACAAAAATCTGGCGCTTATAATGGCATACATAGAATTCTCAAAAGGAAATGTTAATGGTGCATGGCGTTTATAACAGACTCGCCCATGTACATCTCCAGTTTAAGGAAGCTTGCACGCGCTTTAGGAAGCTTCAAggtccctttttttctttttttctttaacgTTTATTTCTGGTTCTTCATCGATTTGCTTTGGTTCATTTTTTCATATCTTTTTGAAAACTTTCATATTCAGGACTTTTGTCaacttcatgaatatttttaaaatttgtggacttttcaaattcatgaatatttcaGAATCCTAGATTTTTTCTTCAATTCACACCAAAAAATCAAATTCGTAATTTTTTCCCAATTCGTGATATTTCTGCAAACTTATCAACTTTATTATAAACTGTGAATATCtttaaaatccatgaacttttttccaaatttgcCAACCTTTTCCTAAATTCATGACTTTTTATAGTCcaagaacttttttcaaatacttggAATTTTTTCCATATTCATAAAAAAAACCATGACTTCTATAAATCTTGAGCTGTTTAAAATtcaagaatttttttaaaatttatgatTTTTAAAAAATCAACAGTCGATGCAAGTGTATCATCTTGTTGGAAAAAATGAACCAGCAAGTAGGTAGTGAGGGGGGGGGGGAACCGAGACCCTGGCCCATGCGAATCGGTACTGAGGACCAGCAGGAAAACCGGCAATATCACTTGTGGATTAACAACTCTCGAAACGGCACTCCTATTTGGCACGCAGGTCGCCAGATAGTGAGTTGGCGCGTACCACCTACAACGTGAGATCCTTTACGTGTCGGCCTATTTCGGGATACCTTCCCCACCGgttttattattttcctttgttttttctttctattttttcttttctttttactttttttacgctttttctatttccttttttaGTTTTCACTACTGTTCcatttttatttctatttaattttctatttccctttttctttttgagaccacctttcaaatttgtgaacatattttcCCAAATCATGAACAAAATtcgaaaatcatgaacattttcgaaCTAGTGAACAGTTTATGAAATAATTAACATATTTTAAATTCACGAACTCACAGTTTtttttaatcatgaacatttttttaattaatgAACAATGTTTAAAAATACACAAATCTTTTTTTTAAGTTGAACTTCTTTTTTGAAACCCATGAACATTTGTTTTGAGTAggcaaacattttttttcagaAATTGGGGAACCAACTTTTTAATTCACAAACACTTTTTTGTTTTGACAAATATTTTTTAAgatggatgaacattttttgaatacatgatttttttatcagcaaacattttttgaatcaattTTTTAATTCACGAacaatttttacaaattcatgaacaatttgtgaatttgcgaacattttttcaATGTCATATCATTTTTTGagtaaacaaaaaaaatcaaaatcatGAACGATTTTTTTGTTGTCCCGAACTTGTTTTTCAAAATCGTGAAAATTTTctaaatatgtgaacattttttgtaaaatcacaaacattttttaatccATGAACATTTTGTGATTTTGAAAAAATTACAAATGCTCAATTAAAAAGTAGAACATTTTGCAACACAAATTATTTAGAATAGAAAAAAATAAAcacagaaaataaaaaggaaagtgTACAAACTTAAAATTAAAAAATAGAGGGGCCCGCCAATGGGGCGGCCCAAAAGGCCACGCTGGGGGAGCGAGGGCTGCGTGCTGCGACTCCTCCAAGCGCGCAGCATGCCCGAATAGAATGACTTGGGTCCAAGTTATTGTGTGCTAGCGTTTGGGCTGATTGCACCTGAGGATTTCTTTGTTCTAGTTTTTTTTATAGGCAGGTTCGGCCCAACAGTaagttgttcacccaccatatactatgtgttcgagagagaagtctCTATTGAAAATTATGCCCCTGGGTCTACCTTAATCATATTATAAAATTCAAACATACTTTGCTGTAATTTTATTTCCCTTATTTTATGTTGTAATttatctatctacatatgcaagatttgatccttgcaaataacgaGTTCAATGAGATTGACAAACCTCTTGCCCGCATtgtgtgcaagtatttgcttttccgtgtgcaggtgttgttcatgaggctttgcgtgattctcctattggttcaataAACATTGATTCTCATTGAGTGAAATACTTATCTGTACTGTACTGCATCTCCTCTACTCTTCGGAGAAAATCTCaatgcaactcacaagtagcactgCTCCTCAGGGATAGACGTGCAACTAGGCAGGGAGTTTGCAAATCAATATTGAAAGAAACCATTTTCAACTGAAACCTTTATATTTATATACGTACAGGTGAaacaaaagtaaaaataaaaataaacaaaagaTCACCCTCCGCCTTGCTGCCCCTTTGGACTCCCGTGCATAGGGGTGGAAACGGATCGGATAGTTCTCTTACCACTtctgttttcatattttcaaaacAAATACAAATGCGGATACGGATGCGGCTCGGATGTTATTCGAATACGAATATGTATCGGATGTTTACTCGATTCGAAACGGATACGAAAAATAGCGACATATTGCTTAAGTGAATTAGTCAATTGCTATGTGACATGAAATAATGaacttgtgacatacaataagtcaataataaataggtttatgaataaatacAATTGTAATGCATAATAACTTCGAAGTTTAGTCATGCAAAGAGTAAAATTTGAGCACTTATTAGGCTTTTAtattggataattggaatattggTGCTAGAAATTTGAAAAATACCCCCCATAGTCTTATTCGGATATGGATAcacttccatatccatatttgtgTCAAAATCCCCTACCATATTTTCTATTTGTTAAATAAATTCGGATACGGATAATTTTGATTTCCATTTTGGTTAGGATGCGGATGTTTCAGATACGAATAGGCATTTTCTCGAATACGGATATAGGATATTTTGGATTATccactaccactttccacccctaccCGTGAACACCACAGCTTCAAGTGTGTTGTGCCCATTACAGTTGCAGATGGTTTGCGACACATGCAACTAGGGCGTATGTTTGAGAAAAAACATTTTCAATCAGAAAATCACACATTTGTGCATgggtgaaaaataaaataaaaaacaatatATTTTCGAATAATAAGAGGAAAGTATGTTTCTACATCGTTTTGTTGAAAGAAAAATTGAGACAATAATTTCAAAGAATTGGTTACAGTATACGTATATCCAAAGTGGGTCATCTCAAAGGAACTCCAGTCGGGCGATGTTGTGTATCGCTCACTGCGAGCAATACACGGCGTGTTGCCCGCGTGGGATGGGCCTGGCCTTGCAAGAGACTGcgagtttttttttcatttcatttttcggCCACTGCAATTTTAATTTGAAAACAAATCACGAATATAAGACAAAGAGATgagtttaagaaaatgttcatgaacttTTAAAAAGCTCATAAATTTGAAAATATTTACAAACTCAgaaaatgtttatgaattcaaaATTGGCCAtgaattaaaaaattgttcatcaattcaaaaaatgGTTATGAAAAATTTATAAATGAACTCGATATCACAAAAATGACATGGACACAAAATCAtccctgaacattttttgaaaatattattttttaaaaaaataggaaaggttttaaaaaaattacaaaaaattattgaaaactgtCATTTTTTAAATTATGAATATTTTAAGTTTTTATGGAAAgcgtgaacaaattttaaaaaccTGGTCAATTTTGaaattttcatttttttgaaaaacatgaactttttgaaaaaagtagaaaagaaaaaaaacaaaacaatacaagaagaaaaaggaaaaggaaaagaaaaacaaaaaataaaacccaaaaaactAGTAAAGGAAAAAaatggttcaggaaccttctaggaggttccCAAAACCAAACATGTACCTCGGAGGCTTCCTAAAGCCGGTAGTTGTGGGTCGCTTGCTCTTTAAGTTTCGGGTCCTAATGGGCCGGCTCATCGACCTACGTTAGAGGGTGATTGAACCCTTAACGCTCTCAATGAAGGATACATATCAATTATGACTCTTTTGCTATAAAAAATCAACTGTGACTCTAGTATGCTTCCAGCTGAGATTTGTTACAAGTGACTTATGGGCTCATGGACTTGTACTAATGTCCAAGAATACTCCCTCTTGAAAGGGGGTGGTAAGTAAAGACAATTTGGTATATCCAAGAAGAATTCAAAAAAAGAGGTTTCTAGATTTATTAGGTTTAATGCACTTCGTTAATGGAGGGATTGTTGTCTTGATTCATGAGTGTTAGTGGCCTTCGGTGGGCTTCATCTTTCCATGAGCCTCTTTATACGGGGTTGCCATTTGACTTGGCACTCAACTTTTCATTTTACCCCACACAAAAACTTTTCATATTATGCTTCCAATTTTATCTTTTGATATTTTGATTCCTTTAATGCAAAGACATAATAGCCCTTTAGTCGAGAGTCGATTTGCACCTTTACAACATACTccatccgtctcataatataagaccttattacatccaatatgtgagtatattaGATGTAATGACATCTTATATTATGGAATGGAAGGAGTATGAGATATAAAACTTAAAAAATTGAATAAAAATATGTGTTCATTAATTGATGATTAATCCAGGAAGGATATACTATTTTTTTGAAGAAACAAAAAAGCAATGCATGCAAGGTGCGCAAATGGCATGGAGCGACATGTATGGAGGTGCCGGTGGCCGGTGATGCCCATGTCCCGAGGTCTCGTAACCATGGACGGTGGGGAGATGGTGGGGTAGGAGTCATAGCAGATCGATGTATATGGTAGGTGTTCTTCATCTCTGCTACGATGATGTCATTGGACCGTGTGAGAACAATTTTTCATGGGAAAGGAATCTTTCGTTGTGAAGAGCGACCATGCCATAAAAGACTACTCAAATCAGACATGGAGTTTCTCCTTCTGAGATCAAATACAACATTGTaagcagtaaaataaaaaaaaatgaactTTTTTACAACAAACGTTGTTCAATTTTATGCACACCTGcaatttttttttaagaaaagacaTTCTTAATCTTCTGGGAAAAATCGATTTTCCCGAAAGACCTCCACAAATTTTGTTAAAGCATTTGGAGAGCTGATTTTGTTATTTTTCCCAGACCTCCACAAATATGATCTCGTCATAAAAATTTGCACGCTAACAGAAAAGTAAGCAATGTTAGTTGAAAGAAATCGATTTTTGAATTTTGGAATTAGTAGGAAACCTTCAGTTCAGATTTCTATTCCTGTTTGACGAGAGCTGCACAGCCGTAAACATCAGACGAGAATCACATGCTCAAATGGGAGACACCTGTCCAAGGTTCCCTGCCCCACGCGAGCGACCTCGCCGGAAACGAGTACACCTTTCACCTCAACTCCTGCCATGTCACCCGCACGACGACGGCGTTTTGCCTGGAAAACACGCCCGGAAACTCGCAAAACACCAGGATTTACCCCCGGCGAGCCGCCACCACCACCCAACCCCGCCGCGCGCGTCCGCTCCACAGAAAATAATGCATCTCCGTCGTTTTTCCGCCCGATTCCCCGCCCCCTCATTGCCACATTCACACCCCCACGAGTTCCACACCCTCCTCACCTCCCCGGCGAAGCAGAGAATCCTCCCTCTCGCCGACTTCCTCGAACACTTACAGACAGTGAAGTAGAACTACTGCCTGCTCGCTTGCAGTAGCTGCAGCTGCAGTGGTGGTCGTGGCATGGCTTCTTCCCTCGCGCCCGCGTCGTGCGCGCTGCCCCTGCATCCGAGGGTGGCCACGGCGGCTGCCGCGGCGGCAGGCCCCTCCTGCCGCGTGCTGCTCGCCTTCACGGCGCCCCGCTCGGCCGCGTCGGTGCGCCGGGCGGGGATCCTCGCGCCGCTCCGGTGCTCGCCGCTCGAGGATCCCGGCGCCACCGGCAGGGAGGAAGgggggaaggagaaggggggcgTGAGCAAGCGGGTGCACGGGAGGCCCATGTGGAGGCGGATCCTGTTCGCCTCCAAGAAGACCCGCAGCATCATGATTCTCAACGCCCTCACCGTCATCTACGGTAATACCTACCTTCCTTGATCTCTCTGCAGTTCGTAAGATATGCTAAAGGTGTTAAGAAACGGCGGCGTCACGAATTGGCACAAGCAACAATTCTCCATTGTTCAGTAGCGCAACTTCGCTAGGAAAATTCtctgatctactccctccgtttctaaatataagaccttttagagatttcaatagggactacatacggatgtgtgCAGAcgcattttaaagtgtagattcactcattttgctccgtgtgtagttcatattgaaatctctaaaaagtcttagtatttagaaacggagggagtagaattcaGTATCAATCATGAAACTCAGTGTTTGACAACTtcctgttttttgttcctgttttctgCAGCAAGTGATATTCCAGTTCTGAAAGAGGTTGAAGCCCTCACAGAACCCGCGGTGTTCAACATGGTGCGCTTCGTAATCGCAGCCATCCCCTTCATACCATTTGTGATACGCGCATTCGGCGATCGCCGTACACGAAATGGGGGATTAGAGCTAGGAGTTTGGGTTAGTCTAGCGTACCTTGCTCAAGCAATTGGGTTGATCACATCTGAAGCTGGGCGAGCATCCTTCATTGCAGCCTTCACAGTACGCCTTCTTGCACAATTTTTATGTTCTGTTGTAATGGTGGAATTGGCAAGTGTTGTGGAGATACCTAAGGAAATCTGTGTGAACAGGTGATAGTTGTGCCTCTGATTGATGGCATTTTTGGCGCCTCGATACCCATGCTGACTTGGTTCGGGGCCATAGTATCAGTTATAGGGGTTGGCCTGCTAGAATGTGGTGGCTCTCCTCCTTGTGTAAGTACTAAGCATTTAGTCGTGTTCCTTGCACAGTAGCTCTTGTTAGCTTATTCCGTTGTCCTCATAATGGAATTCAGAATTTACTAGTACAACACTTCAATGTCCTATTTTGTGTAGCTATCAACAGTGATACTCTGAATAAATATTTTACCAATAGCAATGCCGAACCAATTCAAAGCACTCCATCGTTTTGTTGAAAGAGAATTGAGATCGTCTTTTCAGAGATTTGGTTACAGTATATAATTTTCATGTGTCTTGACAAAGAATATAATTTTGATTTTGCAATCCTCTCTTGTTGTTTCCAAAGGTTGGTGACGTGCTGAATTTCTTGAGTGCGGTATTTTTCGGGATCCATATGCTTAGAACGGAGCAAATATCAAGAAGTACAGACAAGAAGAAGTTCATGGCTCTTCTTAGCTTTGAGGTTCATAACTGAATTGCGTACTTGCAGTCTCCGATATCCACTATGCTGCTCTAATCATCTTGGTCACAAATGGGAACCATCTCACTGACCATCTATCATTCAGGTCCTTGTTGTGGCTTTAACCTCGATAAT
Proteins encoded:
- the LOC123095832 gene encoding uncharacterized protein; protein product: MASSLAPASCALPLHPRVATAAAAAAGPSCRVLLAFTAPRSAASVRRAGILAPLRCSPLEDPGATGREEGGKEKGGVSKRVHGRPMWRRILFASKKTRSIMILNALTVIYASDIPVLKEVEALTEPAVFNMVRFVIAAIPFIPFVIRAFGDRRTRNGGLELGVWVSLAYLAQAIGLITSEAGRASFIAAFTVIVVPLIDGIFGASIPMLTWFGAIVSVIGVGLLECGGSPPCVGDVLNFLSAVFFGIHMLRTEQISRSTDKKKFMALLSFEVLVVALTSIIWFLLKDAFVEVHDSSFESWTFGTLWDSAASFPWIPALYTGVFSTGLCMWAEMVAMAHVSATETAIVYGLEPVWGATFAWFLLGERWDNAAWIGAALVLCGSLTVQLFGSAPEKSQKVESRSGNTFESPLKRQERLSLSAIPVDSRKNIGSQLERKDKTL